One Lepisosteus oculatus isolate fLepOcu1 chromosome 13, fLepOcu1.hap2, whole genome shotgun sequence genomic region harbors:
- the LOC102695609 gene encoding 5-hydroxytryptamine receptor 3E-like: MRVTSLFRDAESRREKLERREPENLDKEGGAKDLVLGLHQTSEEITNESKENIQNKGEWELLRIDAYTSSWNNQGEEWSKVVFTVTIKRRPLLYLVNLVIPSAFLMGIDLFSFYLPVHQVDRGAFKMTLLLGYTVFLLIMNDLLPNNSGGTPIIGVYFSVCLALMVISLVETIFITNILHQTRSKSPQVPMLLRRVTYNIISRVICFSPSHRQAVSFKNKRNTEKSIQNEHKDPSVILEDQSGAMIHNLQKLSQDVEVIRAHLDSQSQYHSTQGEWIQIAYIWDCLLFRLYVLLLLIFTVMIIASWCMWYKA, encoded by the exons atgcgcgtaactagtttgtttagggatgctgagtcaagaagagagaagctggagagacgggaaccagagaactTGGataaggagggaggag CAAAAGATTTAGTCCTGGGACTCCACCAGACCTCAGAGGAGATTACGAATGAATCAAAGGAGAACATCCAGAACAAAGGGGAGTGGGAACTCCTGAGAATCGATGCATACACAAGTTCTTGGAACAATCAGGGGGAGGAGTGGTCCAAAGTTGTTTTTACG GTTACCATCAAAAGGAGACCTTTGCTCTATTTGGTCAATCTCGTGATCCCAAGTGCCTTTTTGATGGGCATTGACCTTTTCAGTTTCTACCTGCCAGTGCACCAAGTTGACCGTGGGGCCTTCAAAATGACCCTGCTGTTGGGTTACACGGTCTTTCTTCTTATCATGAATGACCTGCTCCCCAACAATTCTGGTGGGACGCCGATAATAG GTGTGTATTTTTCAGTATGTCTGGCTCTGATGGTGATAAGCCTTGTTGAGACTATTTTTATCACAAACATTCTGCACCAGACAAGATCAAAAAGCCCGCAAGTGCCGATGCTACTCAGGAGGGTAACATATAATATTATCAGCAGAGTTATCTGTTTTTCTCCTTCACATCGACAAGCTGTGtcattcaaaaacaaaagaaatactgaaaaaagTATCCAGAATG AACACAAAGATCCAAGTGTGATCCTGGAAGACCAATCAGGTGCCATGATTCACAACCTCCAAAAACTGTCCCAGGATGTGGAAGTCATCCGGGCTCACCTGGATTCCCAAAGCCAGTACCACAGCACACAGGGGGAATGGATCCAAATTGCCTACATCTGGGACTGCCTGCTCTTCAGACTCTATGTCCTTCTGCTCCTCATTTTCACTGTCATGATAATCGCCTCATGGTGCATGTGGTACAAAGCATAG